Genomic window (Paenibacillus sp. 37):
GCAAGCTGAACGTTTTGGAGCAGAATTCAAAAACGGTTGGGTAGAAGAGGTTGATTTCAGCAAACCGCCCTTCAAGGTCAAAGTTGGAGGAATTGGTGAACTGGAAGCTGAATCGATCATTATCTCCACAGGTGCTTCCGCTCGTTATCTCGGTATTCCGGGTGAGCAGGAAAATGTGGGACGTGGTGTAAGTACATGCGCGACATGTGACGGCTTCTTCTTCCGAGGCAAAAAAATTGTGGTCGTGGGCGGCGGAGACTCCGCGATGGAGGAAGCGAGTTTCCTGACTCGTTTTGCAACAGACGTGACATTGGTTCACCGCCGGGATGAATTGCGTGCATCCAAAATTATGCAGGATCGGGCTCGCAGCAATGAAAAGGTGAAGTGGGCACTGAACCGTACTCCTCTTGAAGTCGTACCTGAAGCGTTGGGTGTCAAAGGGCTGAAGGTGCGCAACAACGAGACAGGGCAGGAAGAGCTGCTTGAAGCAGATGGCGTATTCGTTGCCATTGGTCACACACCGAATACCGGATTCCTTGGGAATGCGATCACAATGGACGAACATGGCTATG
Coding sequences:
- the trxB gene encoding thioredoxin-disulfide reductase, with product MSKYRTIVIGTGPAGLTAAIYLARANLKPLVIEGLQPGGQLTTTTEVENFPGFPQGIMGPELMDNMRKQAERFGAEFKNGWVEEVDFSKPPFKVKVGGIGELEAESIIISTGASARYLGIPGEQENVGRGVSTCATCDGFFFRGKKIVVVGGGDSAMEEASFLTRFATDVTLVHRRDELRASKIMQDRARSNEKVKWALNRTPLEVVPEALGVKGLKVRNNETGQEELLEADGVFVAIGHTPNTGFLGNAITMDEHGYVVVKPGTTETNIPGVFACGDVQDTKYRQAITAAGSGCMAAMDCEKFLEGSIVHDWSETLDK